One Coffea eugenioides isolate CCC68of chromosome 2, Ceug_1.0, whole genome shotgun sequence genomic window, AGCTTAGGAAGAGTTTTCTTGATGaaatttaagaagtcaaaaagGGGGGTTTTGCTTTTACAAAAGACAAAAATTGATATAAATGTGTGAAAAATAATTGCCCAATTATGTTTCTTTTAAGTAGTTCTCTTCTAGCTAATGGATAATAAGGAGGTATGGCACTCactaaataaatattaataaatgtttacatataaaaaaaaagagcctAATTGAGTTAGCAACCCGAAGAATAAATTAGGTATTCTTTGTGGgctaatacaaaaaaaaaaattgatattaTGAAAACTTGCTTGAACACGAGAGAATTCCAACAAACTTTCTATTCTACCTTCCACTCACCCCCGCCTCCCCCCGGTCCACCcaaagaaagtaaaaaaaaaaacgtgcACATTTTCATGAAGCTTGAATTCTAGCTGCTATAAAATGGATATGATGCCTAATCTTCAAAACAAATTTTACCTTTTGATTTGGACCTCCAATCCAATACTCAATTTGAGGAAACAATAGATCATAGcatgatttgggaaaaatttttgcaatatatattttatatacatGATTCACATATTttacaatcacatttttatattttcaattgtATTTCTATCTCATGTACATAACATTGTTAAAAATGCAacactgatatttcaaataaaattttcaaataattctaTCCCAACACACGGAATTAGATTATGTTACTTCGTAATTATTCAAATTGAGCATTGTCCCTAAGATATTAAAAGCCCCATTCCAATTTGtatgatataaaaaaaaaaaaaaaaagtaacttgCACCTTCTTGAAACTACAAGCAATTATTGATAATTCTTCCACCTTTTCTATAAGGCAGCAATGTCTATTCTTGCAACACTTAGGGATGTTTCATGAAATTTTCGTGGTGTTGTTGTCTCCGCAAACCAAACCATTATAAATTAGGTAAAGACAGCCAATGAGTCAAAAGCACATCCACTACTGGCTTTTCAAACTTTGAATGCTGCCGGCACTAAATCCATCTGTTCACATTCACGACAAGTTCCTCATTCCCAAATTGCCCTTAACCTTCTCTTCGTTCCCAATATCTTCAAGTgctagtaattttttttttttgtaggccGACAATCAAAATATTTAAGGACTTACTATCAACTTGTATTAGAACATCCATTAAATTGAAGATCTCTCAAGATATTTATgttttaaatgattttattTAACCACAGATTATTTGTACTCTAATCGCTTTAGATTTAAAGGTAGCAAAATAGTTTATAATTCGAGATAAAAGAGCACAAATAAATATTTGAATAAAGAAAGTATAGTATCGAATTGAACAAGTATAAGCATAGACTAGTGCAATATAGCCTAAAATAATGCAAAATGGTTACTATAGTATGtagaatttcatttttctttcaccagattttattttaattgtcatACAACTAAGTAAAGTGTATTGTTTAGGACCAAAAATAATACCTTTTATTAGTTAAATtacttataatatacatttcACTAGTTGAGTAGCAATAATGAATGTACTATTTGAGTGACCATTCTacttaaagaaaaaattattaaataaaatagaGTTGCACAATTTGCTATGCTCTAAATATCTAGGTAACCTTTGAAAATCACAATTAGTTTATAATTAATCTGTTAGCTTAAAGCTCAACCAAAGTGACATTTTCTAATTGTAGCCGACTCATAGTAAACCTACCTCATGTCTCTAAAtgttttcatttctttcccCAAACAAACAAGTTTCCAtagtaccaaaaaaaaaaaaaaaaaaaaaagagattgcATAGTCTAATAGTCAAGGGCAAAGTCATCATTTGACACAACTTGTACGGTTGATCCAACCAAGCACCAGCACACCAAACTCCAAACTAAAGAAATCGAAACAAGACCTATAACACATAGACCCACGTGCTGCCACATCGGTGAGGTGACGTCACGAATGATGTAACACCACTGCCAGGTCAGCACCCCTTAAAATTCTTGCGCCTTATCCGCTAAATTTGCCCCCGGGCCCATCCACGTGGCACCGCTGAATTTCTGTCCCCACCCCTCGACTCCTCAAGAAAGCAGTATATTCTTCTACTCCGCGGATGACATTGTCAACAAGTCCCTTTCTCTCCCTTTATGCCCACGTGGCATTGTCACCTCCCCACGTGGCATTACCCTAATGGCTTGCTTGTGGTCCATATGGGGAATTAAAACCACTCAATCCTCACTTGATCAAACAGCAAAGATACCCGACGCGTGGATAGACCATTCACCTGACGCGTGCCATGTACCGTTGAAGACAGCGCGTGACAGAATAGCACAAGTGTGCCAGTTGGCACCACAAAGTATACGCTGGCCGACCTTATCCTGTTTTTATATTTTctcactttttattttttgaagaaaatttttttttaaaaaaatatttattcaaaagcACTAAGCCTTCACACGGAAACCAGAGGGAAAGAACTGATTTTTGAGGGGGAgacagagaaagagagagagagagatagactAAACCCTAGATTTCTATCTGACTGAAAGCAGAGTTTTTGGATTTGACTATCAGATCCTAAAGATAAAAGAAATATCTTGTAGACAAATTTTCATCATTATACACAAAGGTCAGTTTcaactttccatttttcccccacattttccagtttttatGTATTTGTTTGATTGGATAAATTTCTAAatgaaggaaaaagattgaaaggcttcatttttttttgtttttatagtGTTGATATGACATGCATGTATGAATAGGGGTAATAATTAATCCATTTTAAGGTTGAAGATTGGATTTTTACCGCATTTAGCAGAAGGGTTTCTGTTTGATTGCATGGATCTaatttttattgaatttaacgtttttttgtttattgcttGGTTTTGGATGAAACCCTTTTCAGATCCTGGTGAATTGGTGTTGGTTTGCATAGAAAGAAGCAATCTTGAGGTTGGTGAATTGGTGTTGGTTTGGATAAAGAAGCATTCTTGGTGTTGTTGATTTTGTTATATGATTTTCACTGATTCTTGATTGTTAGATTGTTGAACAAAAGTTGGTGTAAAGATGATGTCCAGATCATATACTAATTTACTGGATCTAGCATCCGGTAATTTCCCTGTGATGGGCCGTGAAAGAGGCGAAAGAAAGCGCCTCCCACGGGTAATGACAGTTCCTGGGGTAATTTCTGAGCTGGATGATGATCAAGCTAACAGTGTTTCGTCGGATGTTCAGTCATCTGTTGCCGTAGACCGTGTGATTATTGTGGCTAATCAGCTTCCTGTAAAGGCAAAACGTAGGCCAGATAATGTAGGTTGGAGTTTTAGTTGGGATGAGGATTCATTGTTTTTGCATATAAAGGACGGCTTACCAGATGATATGGAGGTTATATATGTAGGGTCTTTGAGAGTAGAGGTCGATTCTAGTGAACAGGATGATGTTTCGCAGTTACTGTTGGATAGGTTCAAGTGTGTACCGGCATTTTTGCCTCCAGACATTCTGGCCAAATATTATCATGGCTTCTGTAAGCAACATTTGTGGCCACTTTTCCATTATATGCTACCATTTTCTGCCAGTCATGGGGGTCGATTTGACCGCTCTTGGTGGGAGGCGTATGTTGCAGCAAACAAGATCTTCTCACAGAAAGTTATTGAGGTGATAAATCCTGATGATGATTATGTTTGGATTCATGATTATCATCTGATGGTTCTGCCTACTATCCTGCGGAGGCGCTTTAATCGGTTAAGAATGGGTTTTTTCCTACACAGCCCCTTCCCTTCATCAGAGATTTATAGGACTCTACCATTGAGAGAGGAGATTTTGAAGGCACTGCTGAATGCTGATCTTATTGGGTTCCATACATTCGACTATGCCCGGCATTTCCTTTCTTGCTGTAGCCGTATGCTTGGTTTGGAGTATCAGTCGAAAAGGGGTTACATTGGATTAGAGTACTTCGGAAGGACGGTGGGGATAAAGATCATGCCTGTCGGGATTCATATGGGACAGATTGAATCTGTGTTGAAGTTTGCAGATAAAGAATGGAGGCTGGAAGAGCTCAAACAACAATTTGCAGGCCAAACAGTGTTGCTTGGAGTAGACGACATGGACATTTTTAAAGGTGTCAATTTAAAGCTTTTGGCAATGGAGCAAATGCTAAACCAGCACCCTAAGTGGCGGGGAAGGGCAGTCCTAGTACAGATTGCCAATCCTGCTAGAGGGAAGGGCAAGGATTTAGAGGAAATTCAAGCAGAGATACAAGCAAGCTGCAAGAGAATCAATGATAATTTCCGGCAGCCTGGTTATGAACCCATTATCTTTATTGATAGACCAGTTTCCCTCAGTGAGAGAGCAGCATATTACACTGCAGCTGAATGTGTTGTAGTTACAGCTGTAAGGGATGGAATGAACCTGACACCATATGAGTACATAGTTTGCAGGCAAGGAATCCCGGGGTCCGAGTCTACTTCTGATTCAAATTCTCCCAAGAAAAGCATGATAGTGGTTTCTGAGTTCATTGGATGCTCTCCTTCACTCAGCGGTGCTATTCGAGTTAACCCTTGGAATGTTGAAGCAACTGCTGAAGCGTTACATGAGGCCATTTCAATGCAGGATGCTGAGAAACAGTTGCGCCATGAGAAGCATTATAAATATGTCAGCACCCATGATGTTGCCTATTGGTCGCGTAGCTTCTTCCAAGATTTGGAAAGAACTTGCAAGGATCATTTCAGACGCAGGTGTTGGGGAATAGGTTTGAGCTTTGGTTTTAGGGTTGTTGCACTTGACCCTAATTTTAGAAAGTTGTCAATTGATGATATTGTGTCTGATTATTCAAGAGCTAAAAATCGGGCAATTCttttggattatgatggtacTGTGATGCCTCAAACAACAATCAGTAAGATCCCCAGTCAGGAGGTTATTTCAATCTTTAACAAACTCTGCAGTGATGTAAAGAATACTGTCTTTCTTGTTAGTGGACGAGGAAGGGACAGTCTGGGTAAGTGGTTTTCTCCATGCAAGAATCTTGGTATAGCTGCTGAACATGGATACTATCTAAGGTTAGCTCTCTGctattattttttggtttttatcttggttcttTCCTTTTATAGCTATTTATTTGCATGTGGTGATGTTTTTCAGGTGGCCTTATGATGGAGAATGGGAAATGTGTGGGCAGAGCAATGACTTTGGGTGGATGCAGCTAGCTGAGCCTGTAATGCAGCTATATACTGAATCTACAGATGGATCCTACATTGAGAATAAAGAAAGTGCAATTGTCTGGCATCATAGGGATGCTGATCCAGGTTTTGGTTCCAGTCAGGCAAAGGAAATGTTAGAACACCTTGAAAGCGTGCTGGCAAATGAACCAGTTGCAGTGAAGAGTGGTCAGTTCATTGTAGAAGTCAAACCCCAGGTACATCATAGCttggtctttgctttgctttgCACATGGATGGATTTCAGGCTTCTCTGACAGATTGTGTCTTTCTGTCTCCTTGCTGGTCCTCTTATATAAAACTGACACCAGCGCATTAAaatctttctaggttttcttgTGGGGAAGACATGGAACTAATTAATCCAAAAAAGGTCCTTTCGAAAGATAATTATGCTTTAGTGATGGACCTGTGTGGCTGTTGAAAGTCCTTCGGATTTTCTTGTGAAGAATTAAATGCAAGTTGAAATAATGTTTTCTAGTTTCTTCCTCAGTGATTCATCTGCTTATTTCCTCTTGTCCTTGGGCACTGAATCTTCCTGATAATTGCTTATATTATGTGAAGAAGTAGTATGCCAAAAAGCTGAAGTGTAAATGTGAAGCTtattatatactttttttttttttccaacgtGTTCTCAATTTTTTGGCCTAGAGTTCGTAAAGAACTCGATTATCTTCCTGTTTCTGTATGATTGTCCTCTGAGGCTTGGATTAACTTTCCTTGGAGTCACTCTTTGAAACTTTCCTCAATCCATTTGCATTTCATGGATTTGTATGATCTGTAAAATTATTTATAAATGCACTTTGGTATGTCTATTATTAATTGTTTCTCGACAGTGTGAGCTGTGACCACTGACCAGGTGTGGCTGATTGGATGTAGTAAGGCCTTGTAATATGCTATTAGCATGACTAGATGAAACTCTAGTCCTTACTATTGACATCCCTAGTCTACAATAATAATATTAGCATGACTAGATGAAACTCTATTCCTTACTATTGACATCCCTAGTCTACAATAATAATATTAGCATGACTAGATGAAACTCTATTCCTTACTATTGACATCCCTAGTCTACAATAATAGTAGAATAAGTGGTTAAGAAAATAGTCAAATATGACTGGATCTTCAAGTATTAGACTTCTAGTTCTTTTTCCTGGTTTAAACACTGGTTGGTAACTTGTCTGGAAAATGTCTCTGTGTTAAGCTGTATGCATTTAATAGTCATTCACTTCCATTGAATTTATTAACCTCGGGTTTAGCTTGCTTTTCTCTGAATCCTCTCTTTCTTTAATTGGTGACAACTAGCCTTTGCTACAGGGAAGGGGGATGCCTCTCCTTTCCTCTTTGTGAGCTGCCCGTTCTGAGTTCTGGCAGAAAGTTTTTGCAGACATGTTGCCTGGCAACTCCAATTGATAGCTTCTACATACAATGCTCTttggaccttttttttttcctaattctAACTCTTCTCCATCCAGTCCCCCTTCTGAATGGAGAAAGGGGCCTCTGTAAGGAGGTCTAAGGGGGAAAATGTTGTTGCTGGATGATGATATGCTATCATTGTGCCACTTTATATTCCACTTTAGTGAGCTTATCAGCTTGCCTACTTGGTCGCTTTAAATGTTGGCTACTTATGCTAATTAATAATGAAGTGAttgttatttcaatttctttgtGTATTCATTCACCGATTGCCATGATCACAGGGAGTCAGCAAAGGTGTAGTTGCAGAGAAGATCTTTGCATCAATGACTGAAAGGGGACGACAAGCTGATTTTGTATTATGCATTGGTGACGACAGATCTGATGAAGACATGTTTGAGATAATTGGAGATGCAATGAACAGTGGAGTCCTTTCATCTAATACTTCTGTTTATGCCTGCACTGTTGGTCAAAAACCTAGTAAAGCCAAGTATTATTTAGATGACACCTCAGATGTCATAATGATGCTTGAAGCCCTTGCTGATGCCTCTGACTCTGTACCATCCTCGGTGGCTTTCACAGAAAGCTCGGACTGAAGTCTCCTTGACGGTCTTGTCTGAGTTCATTTCTGTTCTTCACGATCATACATTTTGAAGGATGTTCTGGAAGCCTGTCAGGGACCACAAGTGTTCCCTTGTGGGAAAACAATTGGAGAGTGGTTGATCCAACTCTCAGCGTGATATTATGGCTGTCAAGAGGTTTTAGTGCTGTCATTGACGATAGCAGGGGAAGTGTGATTGAAACCCAGATAAACATGTTAAGTTGACAACTCAGACAAGTGAAAGATTTACATGACTTTGCACCCGGATGGATTCATTCGTGGGCAGTTAACAAAATAAAGAGCACAGTCAAGAGAGTGTTGATATGTTCATTTGCTTGTACAATGTTGTTCAGTGGGGCTGATGCTCTATGCAATTCATTTTTTCATATTGCTTCAGGCAGTCTTTGCCTCAGGCAACAGGGAATTTTGGCAGCAGCGGTCTGGAGAACTGCTATTCAGGGTTCTTCGTCAGATAAAAGTGTATACAGAACttatgttttgtttttgttttttccatGTTACTTTTTCGTTTTCGGGGCAGAGTGACAGATTCATTGACACCAAATTTATTGAACCTGTATAATTGTAAATGATATAGAAAATTTTGGTCTCGTATTCTTCCTCCCTTTTCTTGTAATATTGGAGGGTTTCATTGAATCAAAGTTGATATCTGAATAGATTAGGTTTTGGAGGTGAGGAGATCAGCCCAACATCCATTCGTAGCATTCTTTGCTGGATTTGGAGTGTCTCGGTTAAATGGTACCTCTCTGGAAGAAGGGTAGTTGTTACCATCCAGCTTTGTGACCACAAAGTTAATAACCATTGCCCCATTCTGTAACTTGTAGCTGACTTTTTTTTATTCGTTATCAGGCCATGTCTGATTCTAGCTTTCTGCTTGGGCTTCAATTCTATCCAAAGAGCCTGATTCATTCAAGATGGCACTCCATGAACTTGGACCATTGAACTCATGTTTTTCTGGTCATTACTCATTAGGATACGTACCTGTTTATCCAAGGAACTAGACATGGTAATTTTTCACCATCCAACAGACCCAAGAGACAAAACTGGTGATAACATAAAGAACTGAAACAAGTCAATTACGATcgccatttttttgtttttgaggtGTTTCTTTTGCAATCTTGAGATGAGCTTTACAATGCGTTCAGGACCAGACAATTCCAAAATACAGATAAGAAAAAATTGTGGCTGGTAGAGGGCAAACTGATTATTATGGAAATGGACAATTTAATCCATCCAGTTTGATTCTTGAAACTCTGTAGTATTACCCATCCGTATTCAAGATGAAACCAGACTATGTAATAAATCTTTTTATGTATTCTAATGGGCTTGGCTTATGTTTAATATCTTAATAAATGCTCCCATGTGGAAATTAATAATGTTGGATTCTTGAGTAAATTGTCTCATATGTGCTATGCTTCGTATTGGTCTTTGTTGGTCCAGAAACTCCCAAAAAGTATTTTGTTTGGTCATGATTTTCTTCTCCGATAAAGGGGCATTTTCatgtcaaaacaaaaaaaaaaaaagatgaatgGTTTCCTCTTTTGGATTATTGAAATCCTACTTCTGCTTGTGATGATCATCGCTCTAGGTCAAAGGCTTGGGAAAATTGCTCAATTTGGTAATGTAATGTCTGGTGGATAGAAAAATTAATAAGGAAGAAACTAGAGATTTAATGAGAAATTCACCTTCACTTATTCTCTATTTCACCTATTAATAATATCATTTGCTATGAGAAACCGGCAACCAATtgatttttgaaaatgagaTTATTCTTTTTAGTTCTTGTCTTATAGCTAGTGAGTTCTCTATATTTCTTCAAAAAGAATTAACTAAAGTAAATAAGACATTACTTTTTCTCcgtcaagatatatatatatccaaaaCTTTTTTACTCTTGTAATTACGCTCAAAAACATtgcaaacatatatatatattcccaTTAATAAACCTTGAATTCTCGCCAAAGACTCTAAGTTaggaaatcaaatatatttcttgAATTTTAAAGAAAGGAATTATATGATAGAATCGACCCAAAAAAAAGGTCTAATCGAGGGACGCTAGAGCCAAGTTTAAGAGCCAGGGTACAATATTATTATTCAAGATATTATTTCGTTATTTTCAGTGGAACAAGTGACAAAAGATAAAGTAAATTCCAGGAAGAAAAAATTGGAGGAGAAAGATTCACTTCATTGTCAATATTGTCTTTTATCTATAGCCTGTGATCTTCCCCAAAACAGGCCGAAGTTGTTAGAAATTGAGCATGGATTGCTCTAAAATGGTGTATTCATTGTGCTGGCTGCCTTCTCAAAAACAATTATCTTGTACtttcttacctttttttttcagaGATTATAAACTTtataagaaaagagaaaaataaaaataacttaaaaGTCGAAACCACTGACCTAATGATTTGATTTCTTTTAACAGTTTAAGTTGTATACTTTTGAAGTATAGGCCAAAAAACCATTAATATTCTTTGTCCGCCAGTAAAATGCCAAAGTTATATAGCGCCCACTGGACAAAGTCAATTGCAGTTTCAGAGCTTAAGATAGAACGTGAAGCAGAGTTCAGTCATGTAATATTGGGCCCATAAACCTGCCTGAGCAACCCGTGAtttacttttttgttttgtaatgattatctcaattctcaaaatttcagctaTGTCCCCTTCATGTAGAACCGTTCAAAACTTTCAGTAACTATATGCCAATCCCAGTCCcgtttagattgctatttttggatttttctttttagaaAAATGTACGGCAATGATTACTTTTTAATATCCCAGTCCCAGTTCCATATTTTTCAGTTACTTTTTTTATCTCACGTACatcatatttatatatatataaaaaaaaaacaggctacgatatttttttttttcaaaaaaattatccccaataatctactatccaaaTACAATCGATATTTTAATTAAGAAGTGACATATTTCTTGTTATGCAGACATAACAAGAAAGCAGCACAGATTAATTAACAAGTGACATCTTGAAACAAGAAGCTTAAAATATAGCCCCCAATGTCTGCCTCCTTGTGGGGTGTGCAGCAAATCAATTTATCTGCTTCTTGAAATCACTACATCCCATGTAATGGAAGAAATTAAGGGTAAAAGATGTATGTGCAACAATGAGGTACATAGTGTCACTTTTGTCATGTAATTGATGAATTATTTCTCACTATCTCACTATTAGCAAAGCAGACAACACAACCTTCATTTTGACTCATTTGCAAATTTGTTTGCCAATTCTAGAATACATACAAGTGATTGTCCTTGATCAAGGGCCAATCAACAAAATAGAATACTGTTTTACTGTTTCCTACTAGTGGATTGGTTAATTTCTTGCCGGATTTTGTGGTAATTGAAATTGACATGATATCAATTTCACTACTACTATCTCTGTGAGCTGGATATGAGTACAATACCACTTCCCACAAATACATTATATTATGTTCTAAGCAAATTGGAATTAAGCCACCACCTATTACCTAACCTAACCAATGAGTGTATTTCTTGAATGCACTTGGAGTTCAAGCTGGTTAAATTTGGTGCACAGCCACAATGAAAAGAGCCAAAAAGGTGAGCTTGCTAATTTCTTGACACTCAAAAGAGTTTGAATCTCATTTTCTCCTTCTCCCCTAACCCCTTTTTCATTATTAAAATTACAACATAATTATAAACATAATGATAATActctactactactactactactagcCAACTACTAATACTAATAATTGCAAAAGTATATGGATGCTACCttagaagaaaaggaagagaaaagaaagcaaactCTTTGAACACTTGCATACAATAATACAAGATCCTTGGCAGAGATGCCATCTACCAAACTATACTCTAAAAGTTAATCCCCTAGTATATATATTTTAGTATTAATAATAGACATCCATTTCAAGGCAAGGTGCTGGTTTTGGTCTGTCATTCTCTGGGCAGACTAAGATAAgaaatcaaaataataatattgGAGAATTCCAAAATTGTAACAACATATTTTTCAAACAAGGGGTCCacatttcctctcttttttctcacTAAAAATTACAAAGACATGCACCCCACAACTTGACCGCCTATCTTTGCCTTTGTCACCGTCCCTTTCTCTTTAGTCTCCATCGCTATTAAAAGTACAGTACATAAACACTTAGTATATTACAAAATCCAGTTCATTTCCTCCTGAACCACTCTCTCTATTGTGGGGACAAAACCCAATTATGCTGCTTCTGTTCTTGGCCAGTGTCACATATGATGAGACAATATAATACAAAACCTTGCACTCTTAGCTCCCCACGCGCCGCCATGATTTTCCACCATGCCATCATCTACCAGTAGCAACTAGCAAGTAGCCACATTCTTTGAATTCCAACTCATAATTGAAATCCCATCtaccccccccttttttttttctttcctccaaaTTCCTCAAATTTGTATTGTGTAACAGTATGTAAATCCTTAAACCAATACTTTTTACTGATAAAGTACAGCGAGACGTGAAGTAAAATGCAGATAAGTTATGCTATAATACATTGCATACATGAACTAAATTGTAGGATAAATTAATTCAGGTGTGAGATTACTCAATCTTGATATCTTTTATTCTTACAATTACTTTTATTTATGGCCCTACTCTAGCCTATCTTTACCACTAATTTGCCAAACTCTGGTGCTTATGCTATCAAAGTTGATCTAAAGATTCACATACTGTCACATTCCTCTTTTGCTGGAAATTGAACCTAAGATAAAGCACTGCCATAGAGGGAGGATCCCAATTCAACTTTGTGCACATTTTGAGGTGAGCCCTCTGCCACTAGCAGAAAAGTGCACTAGGCTCTTCTGCCATCTTACCAGGGCATGTAACGCCAACTTGCTTGCCTATCTTACCTCTTAACCATGTACATAGTATTAGAAGCTGGATAAAAACTAAAACTGCATTTTAACTGTTGGCAGCAGACCTGGCCGGAGATAAGTATACCTGGCTTTGCACCACTGTTTGGCCAACCTTAAACCCTGGAACCACCGTAAAAACCACCCGAAAATCACCATCTGCTGCAGTAAAAATGTCGTCTGTCACGCTCTCCATGTACACTTCAGAGAATCTACAGTTCTTTTTCACTTGGAAAATGCTGACTTCATGATCAAATGAGAAAGCTAAGCAGTGCAAAAGCCAAACTCTTCTTCCCATCTCAGCAAATGCCTTGAAGAATTCAGTTTCTGGATATTCACCAGAATTTACTAATTTTCTCTGATTCAAATTCCCAGAAAATGAGAATTCCATTTTGGGATGAATCAGCTGGAGGTACTTGGACTTCAAGAATTTCCCGAGAAAAGAATTGGGATTGTGCTTCAGAAATTGAAGAACACTCACTGACTTCACTTTCTTGAATTGATCAAAAACGAAAAGCCTTTTTTGATACCCCCCATTAGGCCAAGGTTGATTCTCATGTTGAACAGCAAAGCCTGGATCATTGAAACCGCTGAAAATTTCTCTGCAGACAAAAGATTCAAATGCAAAACCTTTGTGATCCTTCTTGACAAAATTGACTTCAGGTTGTATTGAATTTGCAGCAGCTTCAACATCCCAATTGGCAGACACCATCTCTTTAATCATCAGCTTCACAAAATTACGTATGGATCTCAATGCATAGTGCAAAACCATGATGAAGTCTTTAGAATTAGCCTCAGAGAACTTAACATTGTCAAGAATAGAAAAAGATCCACTTGCATTGATCTTCTTCTCAAGGGACTTGTTGTTCTGTATGGCCTCATTCAGCTCTCGTTGAAGGGAAGAAATTTGGGCCTCTTTTCCTTCAATTTCattctgcattttcttcatggtAATCTCATAAGTCTTCATCAGAGATTGCTGTTCTTGAATCTCAGCCAGCATTAAAGTCACATGAGGGGGTGAAGCATCAATCTGTTTCTTCAAGAAACTGTGTTTTAACTCAGACAGAGCTTTCAGCTCATCGACAACAGCCTGATCTGCAGACTGAATAGCTTCACCATTGTAAGGAAACTGAGCCATTTGTATCTCAGCATAAGCTGCCTTAACAGATGAAACTGTAGCAAAAAGCTTAGCAATGAAGGCTTCCATTG contains:
- the LOC113759949 gene encoding probable alpha,alpha-trehalose-phosphate synthase [UDP-forming] 7 — translated: MMSRSYTNLLDLASGNFPVMGRERGERKRLPRVMTVPGVISELDDDQANSVSSDVQSSVAVDRVIIVANQLPVKAKRRPDNVGWSFSWDEDSLFLHIKDGLPDDMEVIYVGSLRVEVDSSEQDDVSQLLLDRFKCVPAFLPPDILAKYYHGFCKQHLWPLFHYMLPFSASHGGRFDRSWWEAYVAANKIFSQKVIEVINPDDDYVWIHDYHLMVLPTILRRRFNRLRMGFFLHSPFPSSEIYRTLPLREEILKALLNADLIGFHTFDYARHFLSCCSRMLGLEYQSKRGYIGLEYFGRTVGIKIMPVGIHMGQIESVLKFADKEWRLEELKQQFAGQTVLLGVDDMDIFKGVNLKLLAMEQMLNQHPKWRGRAVLVQIANPARGKGKDLEEIQAEIQASCKRINDNFRQPGYEPIIFIDRPVSLSERAAYYTAAECVVVTAVRDGMNLTPYEYIVCRQGIPGSESTSDSNSPKKSMIVVSEFIGCSPSLSGAIRVNPWNVEATAEALHEAISMQDAEKQLRHEKHYKYVSTHDVAYWSRSFFQDLERTCKDHFRRRCWGIGLSFGFRVVALDPNFRKLSIDDIVSDYSRAKNRAILLDYDGTVMPQTTISKIPSQEVISIFNKLCSDVKNTVFLVSGRGRDSLGKWFSPCKNLGIAAEHGYYLRWPYDGEWEMCGQSNDFGWMQLAEPVMQLYTESTDGSYIENKESAIVWHHRDADPGFGSSQAKEMLEHLESVLANEPVAVKSGQFIVEVKPQGVSKGVVAEKIFASMTERGRQADFVLCIGDDRSDEDMFEIIGDAMNSGVLSSNTSVYACTVGQKPSKAKYYLDDTSDVIMMLEALADASDSVPSSVAFTESSD
- the LOC113763257 gene encoding protein GRAVITROPIC IN THE LIGHT 1; this translates as MDSIRPSPAPSKNKLAKKFQKVIHLKTATKNRSNNAFCLLIPQEKLKCCESQQFEKEEIEDAAKESKNRAAMEAFIAKLFATVSSVKAAYAEIQMAQFPYNGEAIQSADQAVVDELKALSELKHSFLKKQIDASPPHVTLMLAEIQEQQSLMKTYEITMKKMQNEIEGKEAQISSLQRELNEAIQNNKSLEKKINASGSFSILDNVKFSEANSKDFIMVLHYALRSIRNFVKLMIKEMVSANWDVEAAANSIQPEVNFVKKDHKGFAFESFVCREIFSGFNDPGFAVQHENQPWPNGGYQKRLFVFDQFKKVKSVSVLQFLKHNPNSFLGKFLKSKYLQLIHPKMEFSFSGNLNQRKLVNSGEYPETEFFKAFAEMGRRVWLLHCLAFSFDHEVSIFQVKKNCRFSEVYMESVTDDIFTAADGDFRVVFTVVPGFKVGQTVVQSQVYLSPARSAANS